A stretch of Candidatus Vicinibacter affinis DNA encodes these proteins:
- the phbB gene encoding acetoacetyl-CoA reductase, which produces METNQRNIALVTGATGGLGTAMCQKLKDDGYFVVANYRNAEKAKVWQEKEKEKGYEFAMVEGDVTHFEDTGRMMADIKAKYGPVSILVNNAGITRDTPLWKMSEEQWRDVIHTNLDSVFNCSRHVIEDMIAQGFGRIINISSVNGQRGQFGQTNYSAAKAGMHGFTKSLAMEVAKKGITVNTISPGYIGTDMVMAIREEVRNKIVEQIPMGRLGGTDEIAYLVSFLASEKAAYITGANYAINGGQHVA; this is translated from the coding sequence ATGGAAACCAATCAAAGAAACATAGCCCTGGTTACAGGTGCTACAGGGGGACTCGGCACGGCCATGTGTCAAAAATTAAAAGATGATGGCTATTTTGTAGTGGCTAATTATCGAAATGCAGAAAAGGCAAAAGTCTGGCAGGAAAAGGAAAAAGAGAAAGGGTATGAATTTGCCATGGTGGAAGGAGATGTCACCCATTTCGAAGACACTGGCAGAATGATGGCTGACATTAAGGCTAAATATGGTCCAGTATCCATTCTTGTCAACAATGCAGGTATAACAAGGGACACTCCGCTTTGGAAAATGTCCGAGGAGCAATGGCGTGATGTGATTCATACCAATCTAGATTCTGTGTTTAATTGTTCACGACATGTAATCGAAGACATGATTGCTCAGGGTTTTGGTCGCATCATCAACATATCTTCAGTAAATGGACAAAGAGGACAGTTTGGTCAAACAAATTATTCTGCTGCCAAGGCTGGAATGCATGGATTTACCAAATCTCTTGCCATGGAAGTAGCTAAAAAAGGGATAACAGTGAACACTATTTCTCCGGGTTACATTGGTACAGATATGGTCATGGCCATTCGGGAGGAGGTTCGGAATAAAATAGTGGAACAAATCCCAATGGGGAGATTAGGAGGCACAGATGAAATTGCTTATTTGGTTTCATTTCTTGCCTCAGAGAAAGCTGCTTACATCACCGGTGCAAATTATGCGATCAACGGAGGGCAACATGTAGCTTAG
- a CDS encoding TonB-dependent receptor encodes MIRNFSFVKWSVSILLFTACIFFQQVKAQSVGSLTGNVKDYETQEPLIGAIIAIEGTNLGATTDLDGNYTIVNIPTKSYNITVSFLGYQALTKYNVVITAGNTGQINFELRQDSKVLGEVVFSENKSIRIATSESPLSIQNLSAEEIKSNPGGNFDISRVVQVLPGVGGTSGNGSYRNDLVIRGGGPNENVYYLDGVEIPVINHFSTQGAAGGPTGILNVSFLEDATLSSSAFHARYDNPLSSVLQFKQRDGNKDRIQGNFRLSGTEAALTAEGPIGTNKKTSFLASARRSYLQFLFQLLDLPIRPNYWDFQYKISHRFNAKTSLTAIGVGAIDEFKFALPKNTTPENLYVLSSNPLINQWNYTQGFTLKHLQNKGYWNLTFSRNMLDNALDQFSDNFNSTQTDENKRTLKLRSREIENKLRFESHKVNGPWKYSYGAMVQYVKYSNETFAKGRPEIRDSAGVVIQPGINFSFNTSLDFIKYGLFGQINRSLLNDRLSLSLGVRSDANNLAEDGAKNLLNTLSPRLSASFKMSKQWTLNASLGRYYKILPYTILGFRENELAVNQNLPYIRSDHFVAGLEYIPASSLRFTLEGFYKRYDNYPVSIRDGISLANLGGDFGIVGNEAVNSIGKGKTYGVEFFAQQKLTRNMYFTTSYTLFWSSFTGVNEKYIRSSWDTRHLVAILMGYKFKYNWELGLRWRFQGGTPYTPFDLERSRVNYAVEGRGTLDYNQLNGSQLANFNQLDVRLDKKWNFRRTTFDLFLDLQNVLVRANPSFPNYTFKRNADNTAFETTDGAALRPDGANAIPIILENADANLLPTIGFIIEF; translated from the coding sequence ATGATCCGGAATTTTAGTTTTGTAAAGTGGTCTGTGAGCATACTTTTGTTTACAGCTTGTATTTTTTTCCAGCAAGTCAAGGCTCAGTCAGTTGGTAGCCTTACGGGAAACGTTAAAGATTATGAAACACAGGAACCTCTGATAGGAGCAATTATAGCCATAGAGGGAACTAATTTGGGTGCCACAACCGATCTCGATGGAAATTATACCATCGTTAACATCCCAACCAAATCTTACAATATTACCGTATCGTTTTTAGGCTACCAAGCTTTAACTAAATACAACGTGGTTATAACCGCTGGTAATACTGGTCAAATTAATTTTGAACTCCGTCAGGACAGTAAGGTGCTGGGCGAAGTAGTATTTTCAGAAAATAAAAGCATCAGGATAGCAACATCTGAATCCCCTCTCAGCATCCAAAACCTAAGCGCTGAGGAGATTAAGAGTAATCCAGGAGGAAATTTTGACATTTCAAGGGTAGTGCAAGTACTTCCAGGTGTCGGTGGCACTTCCGGCAATGGCAGTTACAGAAATGACCTGGTCATCAGAGGAGGAGGCCCAAATGAAAATGTCTATTACTTGGATGGTGTTGAAATTCCGGTCATCAATCATTTTTCAACCCAAGGGGCCGCTGGTGGGCCAACTGGAATCTTGAATGTTTCCTTTTTGGAGGATGCCACACTCTCTTCAAGTGCTTTTCATGCAAGGTATGACAACCCTTTATCCAGCGTGCTTCAATTCAAACAAAGAGACGGCAACAAGGATCGAATTCAAGGTAATTTCAGGTTAAGTGGAACCGAAGCAGCATTAACTGCTGAGGGGCCAATTGGGACAAATAAAAAAACATCCTTTTTGGCTTCTGCCAGAAGATCTTACCTTCAGTTTCTATTTCAATTACTTGATTTGCCAATACGTCCCAACTATTGGGATTTCCAATATAAAATCTCACATCGCTTTAATGCCAAAACAAGCCTGACAGCCATAGGTGTCGGAGCTATTGACGAATTTAAGTTTGCGCTTCCCAAAAATACAACTCCTGAAAATCTTTATGTATTGAGTAGTAATCCATTAATCAATCAATGGAATTACACACAAGGTTTTACCTTAAAGCACCTCCAAAATAAAGGCTATTGGAATTTAACTTTTAGCAGAAACATGCTGGATAATGCGCTGGACCAATTTTCAGATAATTTCAACAGCACACAGACGGATGAAAATAAAAGAACACTCAAACTTCGAAGCCGTGAAATTGAAAACAAACTGCGTTTTGAAAGCCACAAAGTAAATGGGCCCTGGAAATATTCTTATGGTGCAATGGTTCAATATGTAAAATACTCCAATGAAACATTTGCTAAAGGCAGACCGGAGATTCGGGACAGTGCGGGTGTTGTAATTCAGCCTGGTATCAACTTTAGTTTCAATACGTCTCTGGATTTTATAAAATATGGCTTGTTTGGTCAAATCAATCGAAGTTTATTGAACGACAGGTTAAGTTTGTCACTGGGAGTTCGCTCTGACGCAAACAACCTTGCAGAAGACGGTGCTAAAAACCTATTGAACACCCTAAGTCCCAGATTAAGTGCAAGTTTCAAAATGTCAAAACAGTGGACTCTTAATGCAAGTCTTGGAAGATATTACAAGATCCTTCCTTACACCATTCTTGGTTTTAGAGAAAATGAGCTAGCCGTTAATCAAAACCTTCCTTATATCCGCTCAGATCATTTTGTGGCAGGACTTGAATACATTCCGGCAAGCTCCTTAAGATTCACGCTGGAAGGTTTTTACAAAAGGTATGATAACTACCCAGTCAGCATTCGTGATGGAATTTCACTTGCCAATCTGGGAGGTGACTTTGGAATTGTGGGCAATGAAGCAGTCAACTCAATAGGAAAAGGAAAGACCTATGGAGTTGAATTCTTTGCTCAACAAAAATTAACAAGGAATATGTACTTCACCACATCCTACACTTTGTTCTGGTCCTCTTTTACTGGAGTAAATGAAAAGTACATTCGTTCATCATGGGACACCAGACATTTGGTTGCCATCCTCATGGGTTATAAATTTAAATACAATTGGGAGCTTGGTTTAAGGTGGAGATTTCAGGGGGGCACTCCCTACACCCCATTTGATTTGGAAAGGAGTCGCGTAAACTACGCGGTTGAAGGCAGAGGCACATTAGATTACAATCAATTGAATGGCAGCCAACTTGCTAATTTCAACCAATTGGATGTTCGACTTGATAAAAAGTGGAATTTTAGACGTACGACTTTTGATTTGTTTTTGGATCTTCAAAATGTTTTGGTCAGGGCCAATCCTTCATTCCCAAATTATACGTTTAAAAGAAATGCAGACAATACGGCATTTGAAACTACAGATGGAGCAGCCTTAAGACCTGATGGAGCCAATGCAATTCCCATCATTTTGGAAAATGCTGATGCAAATCTTTTGCCAACCATTGGATTTATCATTGAATTTTAA
- a CDS encoding T9SS type A sorting domain-containing protein, giving the protein MSWTKHLLILSLLCMISCGEVKKRYNYSPDEAYLIDKFGAPSEELSQRHFQLINSIINSKTYRSPQNSISGLWTQQGPGNIGARVSAVAIHPTNQNIIYVGFPNGGVFKTTNGGASWNPIFDNQATLMIGAIAIDPKNSETIYVGTGDPDISGYPFAGNGIYKSTDGGKNWTNMGLEATRIISEILVDPQDSKVIFVAAMGNPFEPGSERGLFKSSNGGVSWEKVLFVSSQTGMTNIAFKPGNSQVLYAASWERLRRDDTNVVEGPNSRIRRSKDGGKTWEVIHNGIPDYPYSRIAIEVCKSSPEIIYARMVRNDTAFCNGGQQISGLYKSMDGGDNWQQVITDYNNSGLPCDVLGGFGWYFGRIGVNPNNPNDIFLLGVDLYRSLDGGISWVRATPDWWTYEVHADKHEIEFFENGDILLGTDGGLYKLRKNSTEWEDLENIATTQFYRVAYNPNNPSYFYGGAQDNGTSTGNAQNINNWEAIYGGDGFLPAFHPTDPNIYWCLTQNGGLNQTLDGGLGFKRFTNGLSGNRNWDFPYLLSRYSPDIMYCGANRIFKNYNLLEANWKSISPSLTTNGPYKIVSLPSITCMDESLINPKTLIAGTNNGNVWICKDSSSLWMNVTSGLPPGYVTSVKCSKENDSTFYVSMSNYRNNSLNSLIFRSRNNGKSWESISGGELTEIPVYDLQIIEAKSDIIMAAATLLGVYVTNDKSSNWKRVGDNMPLITVNDLDVNIKNNQLIAGTYARSIMTFPLSEIKRGNPTSNEVPALKALRLEITPNPADAEVVIDLPKLSNGMNRSLRIMDLNGQTIINIENIDQEKSIYRLNLQGLNAGIYLAVYQEGQVFRSRKLQKI; this is encoded by the coding sequence ATGAGTTGGACAAAACACCTATTGATACTCTCCCTGCTTTGTATGATTTCATGCGGCGAGGTAAAAAAACGATATAATTATAGCCCGGATGAGGCCTATCTGATTGATAAATTTGGGGCTCCATCAGAAGAGTTGAGCCAACGACATTTTCAGCTCATCAATTCAATAATTAATTCTAAAACATATCGTTCTCCACAAAATTCCATTTCAGGATTATGGACCCAACAAGGCCCTGGAAATATTGGGGCTCGCGTCAGTGCTGTGGCCATCCACCCTACCAACCAAAATATTATCTATGTAGGATTTCCAAATGGAGGTGTCTTTAAGACAACCAACGGAGGTGCCAGCTGGAATCCAATTTTTGACAATCAGGCAACTCTAATGATTGGGGCGATAGCTATAGATCCGAAAAATTCGGAAACGATTTATGTAGGAACCGGCGACCCCGACATTTCAGGATATCCTTTTGCTGGCAACGGTATTTATAAATCAACAGATGGTGGCAAGAATTGGACAAACATGGGTCTTGAAGCAACTCGCATCATCAGTGAAATTCTGGTTGACCCTCAGGATAGCAAAGTGATTTTTGTTGCTGCTATGGGAAACCCATTTGAACCAGGTTCAGAACGCGGATTATTCAAATCTTCAAATGGAGGAGTTAGTTGGGAAAAGGTTTTATTCGTCTCCAGCCAGACAGGCATGACCAATATTGCATTTAAACCAGGAAATTCTCAAGTACTTTATGCTGCAAGTTGGGAGAGATTGAGACGTGATGATACCAATGTGGTGGAAGGTCCAAATAGTAGAATAAGAAGAAGCAAGGATGGTGGAAAAACATGGGAGGTTATTCACAATGGTATTCCGGATTATCCGTACAGCAGAATAGCCATTGAAGTGTGCAAATCAAGTCCTGAAATCATCTATGCGAGAATGGTGCGGAATGATACAGCCTTTTGCAATGGAGGCCAGCAAATAAGCGGTTTATACAAATCAATGGATGGTGGTGACAATTGGCAACAAGTAATCACAGATTATAACAACTCGGGGCTTCCCTGCGATGTGCTGGGAGGTTTTGGGTGGTATTTTGGTCGAATTGGCGTCAACCCAAACAATCCAAATGATATTTTTCTTTTGGGGGTAGACCTTTACAGAAGTCTAGACGGTGGCATAAGTTGGGTGAGGGCTACGCCTGATTGGTGGACTTATGAAGTGCACGCCGACAAACATGAAATAGAATTTTTCGAAAACGGAGATATCCTTTTAGGTACAGACGGCGGGTTATACAAATTGAGAAAAAATTCAACTGAATGGGAAGACCTTGAAAACATTGCAACGACCCAATTTTATCGGGTGGCCTACAACCCAAACAATCCATCTTACTTTTATGGGGGTGCCCAGGACAATGGCACCTCTACCGGCAACGCACAGAATATAAACAATTGGGAAGCCATCTATGGCGGAGACGGTTTTCTGCCTGCCTTTCACCCTACTGACCCAAACATATACTGGTGCCTCACCCAAAACGGAGGACTTAATCAAACCCTGGATGGCGGACTTGGTTTTAAGAGATTCACAAATGGTTTGAGTGGAAACCGTAATTGGGATTTTCCTTATCTTTTAAGCAGGTACAGTCCCGACATAATGTATTGCGGAGCTAACAGAATATTTAAAAACTACAACCTTTTGGAAGCCAACTGGAAATCCATTAGCCCTTCCCTAACGACCAATGGACCGTATAAGATTGTTTCTTTACCAAGCATCACCTGCATGGATGAATCCTTAATAAATCCGAAGACTTTAATCGCAGGCACCAACAATGGGAATGTATGGATTTGTAAGGATTCAAGTTCCTTATGGATGAATGTCACATCCGGATTGCCACCAGGATATGTCACCAGCGTTAAATGCTCCAAAGAAAATGACAGCACTTTTTATGTCTCCATGTCAAACTACCGAAACAATTCTTTAAACTCATTAATATTTCGCTCCAGAAACAATGGAAAAAGTTGGGAATCTATTTCTGGTGGGGAACTTACCGAAATACCGGTATACGATTTGCAAATTATTGAAGCAAAATCAGACATCATCATGGCTGCCGCGACACTTTTAGGAGTTTATGTGACCAATGACAAAAGCTCCAACTGGAAAAGGGTTGGAGACAATATGCCACTAATTACTGTAAATGACCTTGATGTAAACATTAAAAACAATCAATTAATTGCAGGAACTTATGCGCGATCGATCATGACCTTCCCACTCTCAGAAATAAAGAGAGGTAACCCGACTTCAAATGAAGTACCGGCCTTAAAAGCGCTGAGATTGGAAATAACGCCTAATCCTGCGGATGCTGAAGTCGTTATTGATCTGCCAAAGCTCAGCAACGGAATGAACAGATCTTTGAGAATCATGGATCTTAACGGCCAGACAATTATAAACATCGAAAACATCGATCAGGAAAAATCAATTTATAGGTTAAACTTGCAAGGATTGAATGCAGGAATTTATTTGGCGGTGTATCAGGAAGGCCAGGTGTTCAGATCAAGAAAGTTACAAAAAATCTAA
- a CDS encoding Gldg family protein, translated as MNTTASKIIVAILAFVALNFLARQFFFRLDLTKNQEFTLSPATKNILRNLEEKVKVTAYFSDDLPTDVGKTKEELKEILDEFYNLSKGNLEYEFIAPNDDPKKEEEAMREGIQPVMINVREKDQAKQLKAFLGATIKVGDKKEIIPVIQPGTAMEYALTTNIKKLVVKNKPVIGFIQGHREASLQEMVQVYESLNILYSVESVYFTDSTDLSKYKTLVLVRPQDSFPPDHFQMLDEYLAQGGNLLIAANQIEAELQTGQVTPSMSGVGNWLATKGIVLENALIKDAACGSVQVQQQTGMFSFATPVQLPYLPLIQNFSNHPVTKGLERVILQFASAVSYNGKEQFTPLLFSSGKSGRDPMPIVIDIQRQWTEADFPERNICLGAVVEGKIAGTTSSKLVIYGDGDFPVGRGRNQQINQDNVSLLVNGIDWLTDDTGLIDLRTKAVETRPIKELDDATRNMYKYLNFLVPIILVLLYSFYRSSQNRRKRTQRMEERYN; from the coding sequence ATGAATACTACTGCTTCAAAAATCATTGTAGCAATTCTTGCATTTGTGGCATTGAATTTTCTTGCCAGACAATTCTTCTTTCGTCTGGACCTCACAAAAAATCAGGAATTCACACTCAGTCCTGCTACTAAAAACATCCTGCGAAACCTGGAAGAAAAAGTAAAAGTTACGGCCTATTTTTCAGATGATTTACCTACTGATGTTGGCAAAACTAAAGAAGAGCTGAAGGAAATTTTGGATGAGTTTTACAATCTTTCGAAGGGAAACCTGGAATATGAATTTATCGCCCCAAATGATGATCCAAAAAAAGAGGAAGAAGCCATGAGGGAAGGTATCCAACCGGTTATGATAAATGTCCGTGAAAAGGATCAGGCCAAACAACTAAAAGCTTTCTTGGGAGCAACCATAAAGGTGGGAGATAAGAAAGAAATAATTCCCGTCATTCAACCTGGAACTGCCATGGAATATGCACTGACAACCAACATCAAAAAACTGGTAGTAAAAAACAAACCTGTAATTGGTTTTATCCAGGGTCATCGGGAAGCATCCCTGCAGGAAATGGTTCAAGTGTATGAATCGCTAAACATACTTTACTCGGTTGAATCGGTTTATTTTACCGACAGTACCGATTTAAGTAAGTATAAAACTTTAGTGCTCGTCAGGCCACAGGATAGCTTTCCCCCAGATCATTTTCAAATGCTGGATGAATATCTTGCTCAGGGAGGTAATTTGTTGATTGCAGCCAATCAAATTGAAGCGGAATTACAAACAGGTCAGGTTACTCCTTCAATGAGCGGTGTAGGCAATTGGTTGGCAACCAAAGGCATTGTTTTGGAGAATGCATTAATAAAAGATGCAGCTTGTGGTTCAGTGCAAGTACAGCAACAGACTGGAATGTTTTCATTTGCTACACCGGTACAATTGCCCTATCTTCCATTGATCCAAAATTTTTCCAACCATCCGGTGACCAAAGGTTTGGAACGGGTAATACTACAATTCGCATCGGCGGTAAGCTATAATGGAAAAGAACAATTTACCCCACTCCTGTTTTCTTCTGGCAAATCGGGACGAGATCCGATGCCAATAGTAATTGATATTCAACGCCAGTGGACAGAGGCTGATTTTCCGGAGAGGAATATTTGTCTGGGTGCCGTAGTAGAAGGAAAAATTGCAGGCACCACTTCCAGCAAACTTGTAATCTATGGGGATGGCGATTTCCCTGTGGGGCGAGGTAGAAATCAACAAATTAATCAGGACAATGTCTCCCTACTTGTGAACGGAATCGACTGGCTTACCGATGATACAGGATTGATTGATTTGCGTACAAAAGCTGTGGAAACCAGGCCAATTAAAGAGCTTGATGATGCCACCAGAAATATGTATAAGTATTTAAATTTTTTGGTTCCAATAATTCTTGTTTTGCTTTATAGCTTTTACCGAAGTTCGCAAAATCGCAGAAAGCGAACTCAAAGAATGGAAGAACGCTACAATTAA